In Magnolia sinica isolate HGM2019 chromosome 12, MsV1, whole genome shotgun sequence, a single genomic region encodes these proteins:
- the LOC131220797 gene encoding patatin-like protein 6: MAAVAAVPLEPSLDLDKLTYEIFSILEEKFLFPSDPHLFHAGKSPSPASGIPKHGNTAAGAVTGGGKVRILSIDAGGSTDGILAAKSLSLLESSLRKISGDPDARIADFFDVVAGAGAGGILAALLLTRSKSGRPLFTADGALRFLAENRSPAKPGLLRRIFRPGGSRSERIYRKTFSEYTLKDTLKPVLIPCYDVLTGAPFLFSRADALETDGYDFKMKEVCRATSVAGAAVEMRSLDGRTKIVAVDGGVAMSNPTAAAITHVLNNKQEFPFCRGVEDLIVVSLGNGESDSGLYGRRSMTPGREQFVRIAGEGVSDMVDQAVSMAFGDLRSSNYIRIQANSFNAMRSPGASKSLDSGEMRRILSMADEMLMQRNVESILFRGKKIVEKTNMDKLEWAAKELIKEDRRRRSSGLPTVMIKQGATPRTSSSTLSPC; the protein is encoded by the exons atGGCAGCCGTAGCCGCAGTTCCGCTCGAGCCGAGCCTCGACCTAGACAAGCTCACGTACGAGATCTTCTCCATTCTCGAAGAGAAATTCCTCTTTCCCTCGGATCCCCATCTCTTCCACGCCGGAAAATCCCCTTCTCCAGCCTCCGGAATTCCAAAACATGGCAACACTGCCGCTGGCGCCGTCACCGGAGGCGGCAAGGTCCGCATTCTCTCCATCGACGCCGGCGGCTCCACCGACGGAATCCTCGCCGCGAAATCCCTCTCCCTTCTCGAATCCTCCCTCCGCAAGATATCCGGCGACCCCGACGCCCGGATCGCCGACTTCTTCGACGTCGTCGCCGGCGCCGGTGCCGGCGGGATCCTCGCCGCTCTCCTACTCACGCGATCCAAGTCTGGCCGGCCTCTCTTCACCGCCGACGGAGCCCTGAGGTTCCTGGCCGAGAACCGATCTCCGGCGAAGCCGGGACTACTAAGGCGGATTTTCCGCCCTGGCGGTTCGAGATCTGAGCGCATATACCGGAAGACGTTTTCGGAGTATACGCTTAAAGATACGTTGAAGCCAGTGCTTATACCCTGCTACGATGTATTGACGGGGGCGCCGTTCCTGTTCTCGCGCGCGGACGCGCTGGAAACAGACGGTTACGATTTCAAGATGAAGGAGGTGTGCCGCGCCACGTCAGTGGCCGGGGCCGCGGTGGAGATGAGGAGCCTGGATGGGAGGACGAAGATCGTGGCCGTTGATGGAGGGGTGGCGATGAGCAATCCGACGGCTGCAGCGATCACGCACGTGCTGAACAACAAGCAGGAGTTCCCGTTCTGTCGTGGAGTGGAGGATCTGATAGTGGTGTCATTGGGGAACGGAGAGTCAGATTCCGGGTTGTACGGTCGCCGGAGTATGACGCCCGGGAGGGAGCAGTTTGTCAGGATCGCCGGAGAAGGCGTCTCGGACATG GTTGATCAAGCAGTGTCCATGGCATTTGGAGATCTGCGGTCGAGCAATTACATTCGTATTCAG GCAAACAGTTTCAATGCCATGAGATCACCGGGGGCATCGAAGAGCTTGGATTCCGGTGAGATGAGGAGGATTTTGTCGATGGCGGACGAGATGCTAATGCAGAGGAATGTCGAGTCGATCCTGTTTCGCGGGAAGAAGATTGTGGAGAAAACGAACATGGATAAGCTCGAGTGGGCTGCAAAGGAGCTGATCAAGGAAGATAGACGGAGGAGATCGAGTGGTCTTCCAACGGTCATGATCAAACAAGGAGCGACCCCGAGAACTTCATCATCGACCTTGTCGCCATGTTAA